A region from the Achromobacter seleniivolatilans genome encodes:
- the rng gene encoding ribonuclease G, with amino-acid sequence MSEDILINVTPFETRVALVELGSVQELHVERSIQRGHVGNIYLGRVVRVLPGMQSAFIDIGLERAAFIHIADLRENRAERSQGATPTPIEKLLFEGQTIMVQVVKDPLGTKGARLSTQISMAGRMLVYLPHDPHIGISQKIDAESERIQLRERLQALMPPEEKGGFIVRTQAEGANDDELTADLEYLRKLWASVQVSARTQPAPALLHQDLTLAQRVLRDMVGPHTGTILVDSRTTTAAMLEWARIYTPSVVDRIQHYSGDRPLFDTANVDDEIARALSRRVDLKSGGYLIIDQTEALTTVDVNTGGFVGGRNFDDTIFKTNLEAAQAIARQLRLRNLGGIVILDFIDMEDQEHRDTVLAELKKALSRDRTRMTVNGFTQLGLVEMTRKRTRDSLAHQLCEPCPMCESRGNVRTPRTVCYEILREILREARQFNPKEFRILASQDVVDLFLEEESQHLAMLGDFVGKRVSLEVESTYSQEKYDIILV; translated from the coding sequence TTGAGCGAAGACATCCTGATCAACGTTACCCCCTTCGAAACTCGCGTCGCGCTGGTAGAACTGGGGTCGGTGCAGGAGTTGCACGTTGAACGCAGCATTCAGCGTGGCCATGTCGGCAATATTTATCTGGGACGGGTCGTCCGCGTGCTGCCGGGAATGCAGAGCGCGTTTATAGATATTGGACTGGAACGCGCGGCGTTCATCCACATTGCGGATTTGCGCGAGAACCGCGCCGAGCGTAGCCAAGGTGCAACGCCCACCCCCATCGAAAAGCTACTGTTTGAGGGACAGACCATCATGGTCCAGGTGGTCAAGGACCCGCTGGGCACCAAAGGCGCCCGCCTGTCCACCCAGATCAGCATGGCCGGCCGCATGCTGGTTTACCTGCCGCACGACCCGCATATCGGTATATCCCAAAAAATCGATGCCGAGTCCGAACGCATCCAACTGCGGGAACGTTTGCAAGCGCTGATGCCGCCGGAGGAAAAAGGCGGCTTCATCGTGCGCACCCAGGCCGAAGGCGCCAACGACGATGAGTTGACGGCCGACCTGGAATATCTGCGCAAGCTGTGGGCGAGTGTGCAAGTCTCTGCGCGCACCCAGCCAGCCCCCGCCCTGCTTCACCAGGATCTGACGCTGGCGCAACGGGTACTGCGCGACATGGTGGGCCCGCACACCGGCACCATTCTGGTGGACTCACGCACGACCACTGCGGCGATGTTGGAGTGGGCGCGCATCTATACGCCGTCGGTAGTCGACCGCATTCAGCACTACAGCGGTGACCGTCCCTTGTTTGATACCGCCAATGTGGATGACGAGATCGCGCGGGCGCTCTCGCGCCGGGTGGATCTGAAGTCGGGCGGGTACCTGATCATTGACCAGACCGAGGCGCTGACGACGGTAGACGTCAATACGGGCGGTTTCGTGGGCGGACGCAACTTCGACGACACGATCTTCAAGACCAATCTGGAAGCGGCGCAGGCTATTGCCCGTCAACTGCGGCTGCGCAACCTGGGCGGCATCGTCATCCTGGATTTCATTGACATGGAAGACCAGGAGCATCGCGACACCGTGCTGGCTGAATTGAAGAAGGCGCTGTCGCGCGACCGAACCCGCATGACGGTCAACGGCTTTACACAGCTGGGTCTTGTGGAAATGACACGGAAGCGCACTCGGGATTCGCTGGCGCATCAGTTGTGCGAGCCTTGCCCGATGTGCGAGTCACGTGGGAATGTGCGCACGCCACGCACCGTCTGCTATGAAATTCTGCGCGAGATTCTGCGTGAGGCGCGTCAGTTCAATCCAAAGGAATTCCGAATTCTGGCATCGCAAGACGTAGTGGACCTGTTCCTGGAAGAGGAAAGCCAGCACTTGGCAATGCTGGGCGACTTTGTGGGCAAGAGAGTGTCGTTGGAAGTCGAGAGCACGTATTCTCAAGAGAAGTACGACATCATTCTGGTCTGA